Part of the Chitinophagales bacterium genome is shown below.
GCAAGAGTGCGATTGTTGACGTTGTTGGTTAACTTGATTGTGGTTGCAATCACTTCCTAAACTGCACCACACTGAACAGACATGCATGTACAGTATGATTGCAAGAAGTGCTGTTGCACCTAATTTTGATATGTAATTTAGAGAACTCAATTTATTACTTATTCACAACATTTTTTCTTTCGTATGAAAATTGCCTTCAACATACGAAGTGAAAAATCTCCAATCTTCTGAAAAATCATTCTTATCATATGAGTATCAGCATCAAAAGGGCCATGCTCACCATCAGTAAATCTTCAATTAGAGTTACAGTGCCCAAAGGTACTCTAAAAATAGTGCCAAGGCATGCGCACTCAATGATTTGTTTATTTCTCAGGCTATTGATTACCCCGAGGGTACTAAAACCCATTACAATGACTACTACCAGATAAATCCACTCCAGATTTCCACCAATCAGAAGTGATACACCGAACAACAACTCTATAAAGGGGTATATAAACCCGTAAGCCCTCCATTTCTTTGCTAACAAATCGTATGTGGCATAGCCATTAGCGAAACCATGCAAATCAAGCAACTTGAAAAAAGAGAAGGTAAGAAAAAAGCCAGCCATAAAATTATTCATCCACGAAGTCCAA
Proteins encoded:
- a CDS encoding cation transporter, whose protein sequence is MTHTYNITGMTCNGCSSKVKSLLLKLPEVLSAEVSLNPGKAIIEMNSHLALPSLQYAISPDKKYVISEDISDVIHSMETVQEKTWIGTYKPLLLIFGYITFVSFIAAYNNPVINWTSWMNNFMAGFFLTFSFFKLLDLHGFANGYATYDLLAKKWRAYGFIYPFIELLFGVSLLIGGNLEWIYLVVVIVMGFSTLGVINSLRNKQIIECACLGTIFRVPLGTVTLIEDLLMVSMALLMLILI